A region from the Panicum hallii strain FIL2 chromosome 1, PHallii_v3.1, whole genome shotgun sequence genome encodes:
- the LOC112878868 gene encoding 50S ribosomal protein L21, chloroplastic, with the protein MPPLPAAAMATATLPLRLLPSKTLTLSSIPSARRSLSVAAVAHRRWQVRAAAEEAPEAVEVEFVEPEAEAEEEEPAVPEPVEAQLAAAGAEKDADIFAVVMIGSRQYIVMPGRYIYTQRLKGANVNDQIILNKVLLVSTRDKAYIGMPVVTNAAVHAVVEEQGRDDKVIVFKYKKKKKYQRKLGHRQPNTRLRITGISGYEEYPADPILDPAAA; encoded by the exons ATGCCTCCCCTCCCCGCCGCGGCAATGGCCACCGCGACGCtgcccctccgcctcctcccCTCCAAGACCCTGACCCTCTCATCCATCCCCTCCGCGCGCCGCTCCCTCTccgtcgccgccgtcgcgcACCGGCGCTGGCAAGTCCGAGCCGCCGCCGAGGAGGCGCCCGAGGCCGTGGAGGTTGAGTTCGTTGAGCCCGAGGCGGAGGctgaggaggaggaaccggcgGTGCCGGAGCCCGTCGAggcgcagctcgccgccgccggggccgaGAAGGACGCCGACATCTTCGCTGTTGTCATG ATCGGTTCAAGGCAATACATTGTGATGCCGGGCCGGTATATATACACACAGAGATTGAAAGGTGCCAATGTCAATGATCAG ATCATATTAAACAAGGTGCTACTAGTGTCAACTAGGGACAAAGCGTACATTGGAATGCCAGTGGTGACCAATGCTGCTGTTCACGCAGTGGTCGAAGAACAG GGACGGGATGATAAAGTTATAGTCTTCAagtacaagaagaagaagaagtacCAGAGGAAACTTGGTCACAGACAG CCAAACACCAGGTTAAGAATCACGGGCATAAGCGGATATGAAGAGTACCCTGCTGACCCAATACTTGACCCTGCTGCAGCTTAA